The Methanobrevibacter sp. genome has a window encoding:
- a CDS encoding nicotianamine synthase family protein has translation MSCYKYWGKLEEIANKLSSYGDLDKFGNSKLDDINIDEIIEILDDVEIIAHDKTIDFDSAKHILDDEKMNKALKLIRKFYVYIGARLETENALKILESDNPTETLDSFHFYERYIGLIENESQLAKFNEDKTFLFLGSGPLPLTLIMFNKVFGCKCIGIEQQKDVADLSVKVLKKLGLENDIKIVVGDETTIQDLDYDILMIAALAEPKDRVFANIWEYVDEKTPVIYRTYTGMRAILYSPVLDKDTRGFHKEVMMLPSGKTNNTSVLIRKII, from the coding sequence ATGAGCTGTTACAAATATTGGGGTAAACTAGAGGAAATCGCAAACAAACTATCATCCTATGGTGATTTGGACAAATTCGGAAATTCAAAACTTGACGATATCAATATTGATGAAATCATTGAAATACTGGACGATGTGGAAATCATAGCACATGACAAGACAATTGATTTCGATTCCGCAAAACATATCCTGGACGATGAAAAGATGAACAAGGCATTGAAATTAATCAGAAAATTTTATGTCTACATCGGTGCAAGACTTGAGACTGAAAATGCATTGAAAATTCTTGAATCTGACAATCCTACTGAAACACTTGATTCATTTCATTTTTATGAAAGATATATTGGACTTATTGAAAATGAAAGCCAACTAGCAAAATTCAATGAGGACAAGACATTCCTATTTTTGGGGTCAGGCCCCCTTCCTTTGACATTGATAATGTTCAACAAGGTGTTCGGATGCAAATGCATAGGTATTGAACAGCAAAAAGATGTTGCAGACCTATCAGTTAAGGTGTTGAAGAAATTAGGTCTTGAAAATGACATTAAGATTGTTGTTGGAGATGAAACAACAATTCAAGATTTGGATTATGACATTTTGATGATTGCAGCGCTAGCAGAGCCTAAGGATAGAGTATTTGCTAATATTTGGGAATATGTTGATGAAAAAACACCAGTAATTTATAGAACATATACCGGAATGAGAGCAATTTTATACTCACCTGTTCTTGACAAGGATACAAGGGGATTCCACAAAGAAGTCATGATGTTGCCCTCAGGAAAAACAAATAATACCTCTGTTCTAATTAGAAAAATCATTTAA
- a CDS encoding ABC transporter substrate-binding protein, whose product MDKKYIIGIIAVIIIAIIAGAVLMGGSHTERADDELVVAAYSHGGEPEAGFDPILGWNYYAEPLIQSTLLKMTRGMEYENDLATSWEANSDFTEYTVKIRDDVKFTDNTTLDAEDVAFTYNEAKASGASLDLSSMDNATAVDKKTVKFELNKPDSTFIDKMAYIGIVPSDSYNNETYGANPVGSGPYKFVQWDKGQQVILEKNPDYYGKQPEFNKLTILFEQNDAAFNAVKNHEVDVGAVPLAYANETVDGYTMFLQDTIDVRGISLPMQNNTGATTEDGNPIGNNITSDKAIREALNYGIDRTAISEGALNGFGYPNFDGIAHQLPWANDEAAIKDGDIDQAKDILKKGGWEDTDGDGIVEKNGVKASINLYYPSDASERQAIAVTVAEQAKEFGIEVNATGSNWDEMDAIKSTDPIVWGFGSTDPSTMWSEYYSDQAAVGYNNPSLINNSAVDAHIDNAMKSDRNSSFAEWSAVSWDGNTGISPKGDAAWLWVGEIKYGYFVDDSLDISNDTQLLQPHGGDVFGNIYDWHRVSSIEK is encoded by the coding sequence ATGGATAAAAAGTACATAATCGGAATTATTGCAGTGATTATAATTGCAATAATTGCAGGTGCGGTCCTTATGGGAGGATCACACACTGAAAGAGCTGACGATGAACTTGTAGTTGCCGCTTACAGTCACGGAGGAGAACCAGAAGCTGGTTTCGACCCAATACTTGGATGGAACTACTATGCAGAACCATTAATCCAATCCACCTTGTTGAAAATGACAAGAGGAATGGAATATGAAAATGATTTAGCTACTAGCTGGGAGGCTAATAGCGACTTTACAGAATATACTGTAAAAATCAGAGATGACGTTAAATTTACCGACAACACCACTTTAGATGCAGAAGATGTTGCATTTACATACAATGAAGCTAAAGCAAGTGGTGCAAGTCTCGATTTAAGCAGTATGGATAACGCTACTGCAGTTGACAAAAAAACCGTTAAATTCGAATTAAACAAACCAGATTCCACATTCATTGACAAAATGGCATACATCGGAATCGTACCATCAGATTCATACAATAATGAAACTTATGGTGCAAACCCTGTAGGATCAGGACCTTATAAATTTGTACAATGGGACAAAGGCCAACAAGTAATCTTAGAGAAAAACCCAGATTACTATGGAAAACAACCTGAATTCAACAAATTAACTATTTTATTCGAACAAAACGATGCTGCATTCAATGCAGTTAAAAATCATGAAGTAGACGTTGGTGCAGTACCTTTAGCATACGCTAATGAAACTGTCGACGGATACACAATGTTCTTACAAGACACCATTGACGTAAGAGGTATTTCATTACCTATGCAAAACAATACCGGTGCTACAACTGAAGATGGAAACCCAATCGGAAACAACATTACCTCCGACAAAGCTATCAGAGAAGCATTAAACTACGGTATTGACCGAACCGCTATTAGTGAAGGTGCATTAAACGGATTTGGATACCCTAACTTTGATGGAATTGCTCACCAATTACCATGGGCTAATGATGAAGCAGCCATTAAAGATGGAGACATAGACCAAGCAAAAGACATCTTGAAAAAAGGTGGCTGGGAAGACACCGATGGTGACGGAATTGTTGAAAAAAATGGAGTAAAAGCATCTATTAACTTATACTATCCATCAGATGCATCCGAAAGACAAGCAATTGCTGTAACTGTTGCTGAACAAGCAAAAGAATTTGGAATTGAAGTAAACGCTACTGGTTCCAACTGGGATGAAATGGACGCTATAAAAAGTACTGACCCAATCGTATGGGGATTCGGTTCAACCGATCCATCCACCATGTGGTCTGAATACTACAGTGACCAAGCAGCAGTTGGATACAACAACCCATCTCTCATTAACAACAGTGCAGTGGACGCACACATTGACAACGCAATGAAATCCGACCGTAACTCTTCATTTGCTGAATGGTCCGCAGTATCCTGGGACGGAAATACTGGTATTTCCCCTAAAGGTGATGCAGCATGGTTATGGGTTGGGGAAATTAAATACGGATACTTCGTAGATGACAGTTTAGACATCTCCAATGATACCCAATTATTACAACCTCACGGAGGAGATGTATTCGGTAACATCTATGACTGGCACCGTGTTTCTTCAATAGAAAAATAA
- a CDS encoding ABC transporter permease yields MTKHEKLMKFLGKKIVRFLVLLVFVILLSFLLIDMSPINPVKTYISNMVVSPEQVAALESYWGVNEPVTSKMANWFGNIIQGDFGNSLIFRMPVIDVIKERFFASLVLMISSWALSGVLGFLLGILAGFKKDTIIDKAIKVYCYILQSAPTFWIALIILMIFSVYLGWFPTGLGVPIGTLSEHVSFWDWLNRLILPMVTLSIVGVASIALFTRDKLIEEMNSDYFLFAKARGEKGWNLIVRHGIRNVLLPAITLQFLGFSELFGGAVLVEQIFTYPGIGQAAVSAGLRSDVPLLLGIVIFSAIFVYCGNLIADLIYNFVDPRIKESEEDG; encoded by the coding sequence ATGACAAAACATGAGAAATTAATGAAATTTTTAGGAAAGAAAATTGTTAGGTTTTTAGTATTGCTTGTTTTTGTCATATTATTGAGCTTTTTACTTATTGATATGTCACCTATCAATCCTGTTAAAACATATATCAGCAATATGGTCGTTTCACCAGAACAGGTCGCCGCTTTAGAATCATATTGGGGTGTTAATGAACCTGTTACCTCAAAAATGGCAAACTGGTTTGGAAACATTATCCAAGGAGATTTTGGAAATTCACTAATTTTTAGGATGCCTGTAATTGATGTTATTAAAGAAAGATTTTTTGCATCATTAGTCTTGATGATTTCTTCTTGGGCATTATCTGGCGTTTTAGGATTTTTATTAGGCATATTAGCAGGATTTAAAAAAGATACAATAATTGACAAAGCAATAAAAGTTTACTGTTACATTCTACAATCCGCACCAACATTTTGGATTGCATTAATCATTTTAATGATATTTAGCGTATACCTCGGTTGGTTCCCAACAGGTTTGGGAGTGCCAATTGGTACCTTAAGTGAACATGTATCATTCTGGGATTGGTTGAACAGATTAATTCTTCCTATGGTAACTTTAAGTATTGTAGGAGTGGCTTCAATTGCATTATTCACTAGAGATAAGTTAATTGAAGAAATGAATAGCGATTACTTCTTATTTGCTAAGGCAAGAGGTGAAAAAGGATGGAATTTAATTGTAAGACATGGAATTAGAAACGTTTTACTTCCTGCAATCACATTGCAATTTTTAGGATTTTCAGAATTATTTGGTGGAGCAGTTCTTGTGGAGCAAATTTTCACATATCCCGGTATCGGACAAGCTGCCGTATCTGCAGGCCTTAGAAGCGATGTTCCTCTTCTTTTAGGAATTGTAATATTCAGTGCAATATTCGTATACTGCGGCAACTTAATTGCAGATTTAATCTATAACTTTGTAGATCCAAGAATTAAGGAGAGTGAAGAAGATGGCTAA